From Mytilus edulis chromosome 9, xbMytEdul2.2, whole genome shotgun sequence, the proteins below share one genomic window:
- the LOC139487877 gene encoding uncharacterized protein has product MTTLLCDILRATFIVPFSAGLIKERRNGGFSVHDGSIAGVVLLTTAMIIIFEIIVVLPVKQSRLLMVGLAGLALICLALCSIVVRCRSNWLEEKTVKPSDQLKLKFLWLFCIGNITYQALQLAMHLVCKIYNLQVILFWTFTWTFQICQTAFIHYFSRFRFANALCLYYGLLVLCVTNISMWTQQTFYTNRIRHEINITNIINNTASNCFYADGLATALVYLNPYLQPVLLEYSLLSLIFLSEMWPKKKVEFETQNNFLSREIDDENQTLLVQNDVLDSEQHPLLPRCNVWHKNSVCVLVIGFLYNFLFMIIQCIYIYNRPSKTMTDYRTVSYIVFFCANLVRTPLIIKCFYALHGQLRPKQETNSGMSLDQFVIIISSFATCGYYISDCFSESPSNTDSGDILFKVNAFFRVVATLFQTLFILQMKHYKKIGDQKPFCSIQNTFLFVSLVNLGIWMSYTFVNPRYRLTQSSFLLESFWFPFVLFYHFECFVAFYKFFRA; this is encoded by the coding sequence ATGACGACTCTACTGTGTGATATTTTGCGTGCTACTTTCATCGTTCCTTTTTCTGCTGGTCTCATTAAGGAGCGAAGAAATGGAGGATTTTCAGTACATGATGGTAGTATTGCCGGAGTAGTTCTTTTGACCACAGCCATGATTATTATCTTTGAAATCATAGTTGTATTACCAGTAAAACAGTCTCGATTGCTGATGGTAGGGCTTGCAGGTCTGGCGTTAATCTGTCTTGCATTGTGTAGTATTGTCGTTCGATGCCGTTCTAACTGGCTGGAAGAAAAGACTGTGAAACCGAGCGATCAATTGAAACTAAAATTTCTATGGCTATTTTGTATCGGGAATATCACTTATCAAGCACTACAACTAGCAATGCATCTCGTTTGTAAGATTTATAACCTACAAGTCATATTATTTTGGACATTCACTTGGACATTTCAGATATGTCAAACTGCGTTCATTCACTATTTTTCTAGATTTAGATTTGCAAATGCTCTGTGTTTGTATTACGGTTTATTGGTTCTCTGTgtgacaaatatttcaatgtGGACACAGCAAACGTTCTATACGAACAGAATAAGACACGAGATAAATATTACCAATATCATTAATAACACAGCCTCGAACTGTTTTTACGCTGATGGACTTGCAACAGCACTTGTATACTTGAATCCATACTTACAACCTGTACTTCTAGAATATTCTCTTTTAAGTTTGATATTTCTTTCCGAAATGTGGCCAAAAAAGAAGGTCGAATTTGAAACACAAAACAATTTTCTTTCAAGAGAAATAGACGATGAAAACCAGACATTACTAGTACAAAATGATGTTCTGGATAGTGAACAACATCCACTACTGCCGCGCTGTAATGTCTGGCATAAAAATTCAGTATGCGTCCTGGTGATagggtttctttataatttcttaTTCATGATCAttcaatgtatatacatatataatagacCAAGTAAAACAATGACAGATTACAGGACGGTTTCCTACATTGTCTTCTTTTGTGCTAATTTAGTACGAACGCCGCTTATAATCAAGTGCTTCTATGCATTGCACGGACAATTAAGACCAAAACAGGAAACTAATAGTGGAATGAGTTTAGACCAGTTTGTTATAATAATAAGTTCGTTTGCGACTTGTGGATACTATATTTCAGATTGTTTCAGTGAGTCACCATCAAATACCGATTCAGGAGATATTCTGTTTAAAGTTAATGCATTCTTTCGTGTTGTTGCTACGCTTTTTCAAACATTATTCATTTTGCAAATGAAACACTACAAAAAAATAGGAGACCAAAAGCCTTTTTGTTCTatacaaaatacttttttgtttgtatcATTGGTAAATCTTGGAATATGGATGTCATACACTTTTGTTAATCCCAGATATCGTCTGACACAATCAAGTTTTTTACTAGAAAGTTTTTGGTTTCCGTTTGTTTTATTCTATCACTTCGAATGTTTTGTCGCATTTTACAAATtttttcgagcatga